A genome region from Anastrepha obliqua isolate idAnaObli1 chromosome 4, idAnaObli1_1.0, whole genome shotgun sequence includes the following:
- the LOC129243674 gene encoding uncharacterized protein LOC129243674 yields MNWLLYSASILSVLTVVLYKEGNCLLITEIEGPSLVVIEDESVDPIPLNCHFKVEQESNSLVVKWTKKDNVIFQYIKGHGTSVIPEFKGEVDSLSSDPVDDQTGILLLNPSIKSTAIYRCNVQTDKKTASMDKKLDIIDIQNYTHTLNHKRIRNETHLECNIENVSPQPTVVIQTFDGEPIQIVDSNSTELNNGKFSASAKAVLRTDDESADEYQCVMTFDGLSFNLTTNVQSGSMSFRKPEWSHLFLTALLALVTYEKFRY; encoded by the exons ATGAATTGGTTACTCTATAGTGCGTCGATTTTGTCGGTTTTAACGGTTGTGTTGTACAAAG AAGGCAACTGCTTACTGATAACTGAAATTGAAGGACCATCGTTGGTAGTTATAGAAGATGAAAGTGTGGATCCAATACCATTGAATTGTCACTTCAAAGTGGAACAGGAAAGCAACTCCCTCGTCGTAAAATGGACTAAGAAGGATAATGTGATTTTCCAATATATAAAAGGACATGGAACATCCGTAATA cccgAATTCAAAGGAGAAGTGGACTCTTTGTCCTCCGATCCAGTTGATGATCAAACTGGCATACTGCTGTTAAACCCGTCGATCAAGTCGACCGCCATATACAGGTGCAATGTTCAAACGGATAAAAAAACAGCATCAATGGATAAAAAATTGGATATTATTGATATACAAAACTACACACATACTCTTAACCACAAACGAATTCGAAACGAAACTCATTTGGAATGTAACATTGAAAATGTATCTCCACAGCCTACAGTTGTTATTCA GACCTTCGATGGTGAACCAATTCAAATTGTAGACTCCAATTCAACAGAACtgaataatggaaaatttagcgCAAGTGCAAAAGCTGTTTTAAGAACAGATGACGAAAGCGCAGACGAATATCAATGTGTTATGACATTTGACGGTCTATCATTTAACTTAACAACGAATGTGCAATCAGGTAGTATGTCCTTTAGGAAACCTGAATGGAGCCACCTTTTTTTGACTGCATTACTAGCACTTGTTACTTATGAAAAATTTAGGTATtag